A section of the Pseudomonas fluorescens genome encodes:
- a CDS encoding GGDEF domain-containing protein — protein sequence MKTPTQTNAIDFDSAKLQRLGFGQPSLIARRPISLAQLRQQLNLQLQTSLEAERILGLFFREVQRLVPLDALQYRHEASDLRLEYGQRGHHSVSYSLSHQGEHLGELVFRRNQRFSEEEQGKLESLLASLLYPMRNTLLYRAATRSALRDPLTETGNRIAMDQTLGREIEMAKRHLHPLSLLMLDIDHFKRINDSHGHTTGDKVLKAVAASIKGQLRNVDMVFRFGGEEFLILLSNTARDAAAMVGERLRQAAQTQEYRADTTRIELTVSLGCATLLAGESAESLLRRADNALYVAKREGRNRLAMAG from the coding sequence ATGAAAACACCGACCCAGACCAACGCAATTGACTTTGACAGTGCCAAATTGCAACGCCTGGGCTTTGGTCAGCCTTCCCTTATCGCACGGCGCCCCATCAGCCTCGCGCAACTGCGCCAGCAACTGAACCTGCAATTGCAGACCAGCCTGGAAGCAGAGCGGATCCTGGGTCTGTTCTTTCGCGAAGTGCAGCGCCTGGTGCCCCTGGATGCCCTGCAATACCGCCATGAAGCCAGCGACCTTCGCCTGGAATATGGCCAACGCGGCCACCATTCCGTGAGTTACAGCCTTAGTCACCAGGGCGAGCACCTGGGCGAGCTAGTATTTCGCCGCAACCAGCGCTTCAGTGAAGAGGAGCAGGGCAAACTGGAGTCGCTGCTGGCCAGCCTGCTCTATCCCATGCGCAATACCTTGCTGTATCGCGCCGCGACCCGTAGTGCCCTGCGCGACCCTTTGACCGAAACCGGTAACCGGATCGCCATGGACCAGACCCTGGGCCGAGAGATCGAGATGGCAAAGCGGCACCTGCATCCGTTGTCCTTACTGATGCTCGACATCGATCACTTCAAGCGCATCAACGACAGCCACGGCCATACCACGGGCGACAAAGTGCTCAAGGCCGTCGCAGCCTCGATCAAGGGCCAGTTGCGCAATGTGGACATGGTATTTCGGTTTGGCGGAGAAGAATTTCTGATCCTGCTCTCCAACACCGCTCGCGATGCCGCAGCGATGGTCGGCGAACGCCTGCGCCAGGCGGCGCAGACACAGGAATATCGGGCGGACACCACCCGTATCGAATTGACGGTAAGCCTGGGTTGCGCAACCCTGCTGGCGGGCGAGTCGGCCGAGAGCCTGCTGCGCCGGGCCGACAATGCGTTGTATGTAGCCAAGCGCGAAGGCCGCAACCGCCTGGCGATGGCGGGGTAA
- a CDS encoding DUF2059 domain-containing protein, with amino-acid sequence MTRLRAICTAVALVCASGQVLADTASHNASAEAFLTLVHADKLGTPVYMQVQQMFAQRFEQTKAPAAKQTVLDTYQAKANAALDQAIGWNKLKPDMVKLYTSNFSESELKDLVAFYQSPLGKKVLEKMPQLTQQSAQLTQAKLESAVPVVNKLLEDMTNELTPKAAPAKKK; translated from the coding sequence ATGACTCGTCTTCGTGCCATCTGTACCGCGGTTGCTCTGGTATGTGCCAGCGGCCAGGTTCTTGCCGATACCGCCAGCCACAACGCCAGTGCCGAAGCCTTCCTGACCCTGGTTCACGCAGACAAGCTGGGCACCCCGGTGTACATGCAAGTGCAGCAAATGTTCGCCCAGCGATTCGAACAGACCAAGGCGCCTGCCGCCAAGCAAACCGTGCTGGACACCTACCAGGCCAAGGCCAACGCCGCCCTGGACCAGGCCATTGGCTGGAACAAGCTCAAGCCGGACATGGTCAAGCTGTACACCAGCAACTTCAGCGAATCCGAGCTCAAGGACCTGGTTGCGTTCTACCAGTCGCCCCTGGGCAAGAAAGTCCTGGAAAAAATGCCGCAACTGACCCAGCAATCGGCCCAACTGACCCAGGCCAAGCTGGAAAGCGCAGTACCGGTCGTCAACAAGCTGTTGGAAGACATGACCAACGAGCTGACCCCCAAAGCCGCACCCGCCAAGAAGAAGTAA
- a CDS encoding ABC transporter ATP-binding protein — MHDQPPARVDRLTWAEIRRLALRHKKALWIANGVAVLATLCSVPIPLLLPLLVDEVLLGNGDAALKVMNHALPAAWQQAAGYIGLMLLITLVLRCAALVFNVVQARLFAGLAKDIVYRIRVRLIERLKRISLSEYESLGGGTVTTHLVTDLDTVDKFVGETLSRFLVATLTLVGTSGILMWMHWKLALLILLFNPLVIYATVQLGKRVKHLKKLENDSTSRFTQALTETLDAIQEVRAGNRQGFFLGRLGQRAQQVRDFAINSQWKSDASSRASGLLFQFGIDIFRAAAMLTVLFSDLSIGQMLAVFSYLWFMIGPVEQLLNLQYAYYAAGGALTRINELLARADEPQYTGGEDPFTGRETVGIEVRGLDFGYGEDLVLNQLNLAIAPGEKVAIVGASGGGKSTLVQLLLGLYTPRAGTIRFGGATQQAIGLETIRENVAVVLQHPALFNDTVRANLTMGRERSDQACWQALEIAQLDATVKGLPEGLDSIVGRSGVRLSGGQRQRLAIARMVLAEPKVVILDEATSALDAATEYNLHQALARFLSGRTTLIIAHRLSAVKQADRVLVFDGGHIAEDGDHQQLIADGGLYAKLYGHLQQVR, encoded by the coding sequence GTGCATGATCAACCCCCTGCACGTGTTGATCGACTGACCTGGGCAGAAATCCGTCGCCTGGCCCTGCGCCACAAGAAAGCCCTGTGGATTGCCAATGGTGTCGCTGTTCTGGCGACCCTGTGCAGCGTACCGATTCCCTTGCTCCTGCCCTTGCTGGTAGACGAAGTGCTGCTGGGCAATGGTGATGCTGCGTTGAAGGTGATGAACCATGCGTTGCCGGCGGCCTGGCAGCAGGCCGCCGGTTATATCGGTCTGATGCTGCTGATTACTCTGGTACTGCGCTGCGCAGCCCTGGTGTTCAACGTGGTCCAGGCGCGCTTGTTTGCGGGGCTGGCCAAGGACATTGTCTATCGCATTCGCGTGCGGCTGATCGAACGGCTCAAGCGTATTTCCCTGAGCGAGTACGAAAGCCTGGGCGGCGGCACCGTGACTACGCACCTGGTCACTGACCTGGACACGGTGGACAAGTTTGTCGGTGAAACCTTGAGTCGGTTCCTGGTGGCCACGCTGACCCTGGTCGGTACTTCCGGGATACTGATGTGGATGCACTGGAAACTGGCGCTGTTGATCCTGCTGTTCAACCCGCTGGTGATCTATGCCACGGTGCAGCTGGGCAAGCGGGTCAAGCACCTGAAGAAGCTGGAAAATGACAGCACCTCACGGTTTACCCAGGCCCTGACGGAAACCCTGGATGCCATCCAGGAAGTGCGCGCTGGCAATCGCCAGGGCTTTTTTCTCGGGCGTCTGGGGCAGCGTGCCCAGCAAGTGCGCGACTTTGCCATCAACTCCCAATGGAAAAGCGATGCTTCCAGTCGTGCCAGCGGCCTGCTGTTCCAGTTTGGTATCGATATCTTTCGCGCGGCAGCGATGCTCACGGTGCTGTTTTCCGACCTGTCCATCGGCCAGATGCTCGCGGTGTTCAGCTACCTGTGGTTCATGATCGGCCCGGTGGAACAGTTGCTGAACCTGCAATACGCCTACTACGCCGCCGGTGGAGCGCTGACGCGCATCAATGAACTGCTGGCCCGCGCCGACGAGCCGCAATATACCGGGGGCGAAGATCCGTTTACCGGGCGCGAAACAGTGGGTATCGAGGTGCGGGGCCTGGACTTTGGCTACGGCGAAGACCTGGTGCTCAACCAACTGAACCTGGCCATTGCTCCCGGCGAGAAAGTGGCGATTGTCGGCGCCAGCGGCGGCGGTAAAAGTACCTTGGTGCAACTGTTGTTGGGGCTCTACACCCCGCGGGCGGGGACGATCCGCTTCGGTGGCGCGACCCAGCAGGCGATTGGCCTGGAAACCATCCGCGAGAATGTCGCGGTGGTGCTGCAGCATCCGGCGCTGTTCAACGACACTGTGCGCGCCAACCTGACCATGGGTCGTGAGCGCAGTGATCAAGCCTGCTGGCAGGCTCTTGAAATTGCCCAGCTGGATGCTACGGTCAAAGGGTTGCCTGAGGGCCTGGACAGTATTGTCGGGCGCTCGGGGGTGCGTTTGTCCGGTGGCCAGCGCCAACGTCTGGCGATTGCCCGGATGGTGTTGGCCGAGCCAAAGGTGGTGATTCTCGACGAGGCCACTTCGGCCCTGGATGCGGCCACCGAATACAACCTGCACCAGGCGCTGGCACGGTTTCTCAGTGGGCGTACTACACTGATCATTGCTCACCGTTTGTCGGCGGTGAAGCAGGCTGATAGGGTGTTGGTGTTTGACGGCGGGCACATCGCCGAAGATGGCGACCACCAGCAACTGATAGCCGATGGCGGCTTGTACGCCAAGCTTTATGGACACTTGCAACAAGTTCGCTGA
- a CDS encoding EAL domain-containing protein, with amino-acid sequence MKQKRTLGTPRLLGIVWPFIAVVLLQALLGCVSLYVLSAVRGYVAGESLWSKGQKDAIYYLTLYADNRDQATFLKYQNAIAVPQGGHELRVALDRPSPDLEAARLGILKGGNHPDDVSSLIWLYLNFRHFSYLEKAIELWTVGDGYLVQLDDLAQEMHRAIIANQVSSADIHAWKERIIAINDGVTPAAKAFSDALGEGSRMILRLLVTTNLATALGLIALALLRTRKLLAQRHAFADALQLEKERAQITLESIGDGVITTDVDGAIAYMNPAAESLTHWNAAQAQGLPLAALFNLLDEHAQADGFTLIEHILGGQLSGGSEHSKLIQRLDGSTVSVTLVGAPIRSAGKVSGAVLVLHDMTQERQYIANLSWQATHDALTGLANRREFEYRLEQVLHGVGRQQSGRHALMFLDLDQFKLVNDTCGHAAGDELLRHICALLQSDLREGDTLARLGGDEFGILLENCPAPVAEKIAESLRHTVQNLHFVWKGRPFVTTVSIGLVHISHTPTTLETSLRAADMACYMAKEKGRNRVQVYHADDTELSLRFGEMAWIQRLHMALEEDRFCLYAQEIAPLGHTEVGAGHIEILLRLHDEAGRIILPDSFIPAAERYGLMTSLDRWVVENVFKLIARCMVERPGRPMAMCAINLSGITIGDDDFLRFLREKFNAYGIPPGMICFEITETSAISNLGSAIRFINELKALGCCFSLDDFCAGMSSFAYLKHLPVDFLKIDGSFVKDMLDDPINRAMVEVINHIGHVMGKRTIAEFVETPHIEQALLEIGVDYAQGYLIERPQLFTFDSLQCRPARPQPLLFRAPGTFR; translated from the coding sequence ATGAAGCAGAAGCGAACTCTCGGAACACCCCGGTTGCTCGGTATTGTCTGGCCCTTTATTGCTGTCGTGCTATTGCAGGCACTGCTGGGCTGCGTCAGTCTTTACGTGCTTTCGGCCGTGCGTGGCTATGTGGCGGGCGAGAGCCTGTGGTCCAAGGGCCAGAAAGACGCCATCTACTACCTGACCCTGTACGCCGACAACCGCGACCAGGCGACCTTTCTCAAATACCAGAACGCCATTGCCGTGCCTCAGGGCGGGCATGAGTTGCGGGTTGCCCTGGATCGCCCCAGCCCTGATCTGGAGGCCGCGCGCCTGGGGATCCTCAAGGGTGGCAACCACCCTGACGATGTGTCGAGCCTGATTTGGCTGTACCTGAACTTTCGCCATTTCAGCTACCTGGAAAAGGCCATCGAATTGTGGACCGTGGGCGACGGTTACCTGGTGCAACTCGATGATCTGGCGCAGGAGATGCACCGGGCAATCATCGCCAATCAGGTCAGCAGCGCCGACATCCATGCCTGGAAAGAACGCATCATCGCCATCAACGATGGCGTAACACCGGCGGCCAAGGCCTTCAGTGATGCCCTGGGTGAAGGCTCAAGGATGATTCTGCGCCTGCTGGTGACCACTAACCTGGCCACCGCCCTGGGCCTGATCGCCCTGGCATTGTTGCGCACGCGCAAGCTACTGGCCCAGCGCCATGCGTTTGCCGATGCCTTGCAGTTGGAGAAGGAGAGGGCGCAGATCACCCTGGAATCCATCGGTGACGGGGTGATCACCACCGATGTCGACGGGGCTATTGCCTACATGAACCCAGCGGCGGAATCCCTGACCCACTGGAACGCCGCCCAGGCCCAGGGCCTGCCGTTGGCCGCGTTGTTCAATCTGCTGGATGAGCATGCCCAGGCCGATGGGTTTACTTTGATCGAGCACATTCTGGGCGGCCAACTCAGCGGTGGCAGCGAGCACTCCAAGCTGATCCAGCGCCTGGATGGCAGCACCGTCTCTGTGACCCTGGTGGGCGCACCGATCCGCAGTGCCGGCAAGGTCAGCGGTGCAGTGCTGGTACTGCACGACATGACCCAGGAGCGCCAATACATTGCCAATCTGTCCTGGCAGGCAACCCATGATGCCTTGACCGGGCTGGCCAACCGGCGTGAATTCGAGTATCGCCTGGAGCAGGTGCTGCATGGCGTCGGGCGCCAGCAATCGGGGCGCCATGCCTTGATGTTCCTTGACCTGGACCAGTTCAAGCTGGTCAACGACACCTGTGGCCATGCGGCGGGCGATGAGTTGTTGCGGCATATCTGCGCCCTGCTGCAATCGGACTTGCGCGAAGGCGATACCCTGGCCCGCCTGGGGGGGGATGAGTTCGGCATTCTGCTGGAAAACTGCCCGGCGCCGGTGGCCGAAAAAATCGCCGAGAGCTTGCGACATACCGTGCAAAACCTGCACTTCGTCTGGAAAGGCCGACCGTTTGTCACCACGGTCAGTATTGGCCTGGTGCATATCTCGCACACCCCGACCACCCTGGAAACTTCATTGCGTGCCGCAGATATGGCCTGCTACATGGCCAAGGAGAAAGGTCGCAACCGGGTGCAGGTCTATCACGCCGATGACACTGAACTGTCCTTGCGCTTTGGCGAAATGGCCTGGATCCAACGCCTGCACATGGCTCTGGAAGAGGACCGTTTTTGCCTGTATGCCCAGGAAATTGCCCCCCTGGGCCACACGGAGGTGGGTGCCGGGCATATCGAAATTCTGCTGCGCCTGCACGATGAGGCAGGGCGGATCATCTTGCCTGACAGCTTTATCCCGGCCGCCGAACGCTATGGCTTGATGACCTCACTGGACCGCTGGGTGGTGGAGAACGTGTTCAAGCTGATCGCCCGTTGCATGGTCGAGCGGCCTGGCCGGCCCATGGCCATGTGTGCGATCAACCTCTCGGGCATCACCATCGGCGATGACGATTTCCTGCGCTTCCTGCGGGAGAAGTTCAACGCCTATGGCATTCCACCGGGCATGATCTGTTTTGAAATCACTGAAACCAGCGCCATTTCCAATTTGGGCAGCGCGATTCGTTTTATCAATGAGCTCAAGGCCTTGGGGTGTTGCTTTTCCCTGGACGACTTTTGTGCCGGAATGTCCTCATTCGCCTACCTTAAACATTTACCTGTAGACTTCCTGAAGATCGATGGAAGTTTCGTAAAGGATATGCTGGACGACCCGATTAACCGTGCCATGGTCGAAGTGATCAATCACATCGGCCATGTCATGGGTAAACGCACCATTGCCGAGTTTGTCGAAACGCCACACATCGAGCAGGCATTGCTTGAGATCGGCGTGGACTACGCTCAGGGCTACCTGATTGAGCGCCCGCAATTGTTTACCTTCGATAGTTTGCAGTGTCGACCTGCGCGCCCACAGCCTCTGTTATTCAGGGCGCCCGGCACGTTCCGCTGA
- a CDS encoding YciK family oxidoreductase has protein sequence MFDYSARPELLKDRVILVTGAGRGIGAAAARTYAAHGATVLLLGKTEANLAQIYDEIEAAGHPQPVVIPFNLETALPHQYDELAAMIEKEFGHLDGLLHNASIIGPRTPIEQLSGENFMRVMHINVNAMFMLTATLLPLLKLSQDASVVFTSSSVGRKGRAYWGAYGVSKFATEGLMQTLADELDTVAAVRANSINPGATRTSMRAQAYPGENPANNPLPEEIMPVYLYLMGPDSSGINGQAFDAQ, from the coding sequence ATGTTTGATTACTCCGCACGCCCAGAACTGCTCAAGGATCGGGTCATCCTGGTCACCGGCGCCGGTCGCGGGATTGGCGCAGCGGCGGCCAGGACCTATGCCGCCCACGGCGCCACCGTGCTGTTGCTGGGCAAGACCGAAGCCAACCTGGCCCAGATCTATGATGAAATCGAAGCCGCCGGCCACCCGCAACCGGTGGTGATCCCGTTCAATCTGGAAACCGCCCTGCCCCATCAATACGATGAGCTGGCGGCGATGATCGAAAAAGAATTCGGCCACCTCGACGGACTGCTGCACAACGCCTCGATCATTGGCCCGCGCACCCCGATAGAACAGCTATCGGGCGAAAACTTCATGCGCGTCATGCATATCAACGTCAACGCCATGTTTATGCTGACCGCCACCTTGTTGCCGTTGCTCAAGCTGTCCCAGGACGCTTCGGTGGTGTTCACCTCCAGCAGCGTCGGGCGTAAAGGTCGTGCTTATTGGGGCGCTTATGGGGTGTCTAAATTCGCCACCGAAGGCCTGATGCAGACCCTGGCCGACGAACTCGACACCGTTGCGGCCGTGCGCGCCAACAGCATCAACCCCGGCGCCACCCGCACCAGCATGCGTGCCCAGGCCTACCCTGGAGAAAACCCGGCCAACAACCCGCTGCCTGAAGAGATCATGCCGGTTTACCTGTACCTGATGGGGCCGGATAGCTCAGGGATCAATGGGCAGGCGTTCGACGCGCAATAA
- a CDS encoding DsbA family protein: MCSWCWGFAPVAKALVEQAQAGGVELHLVVGGLRTGSGAALEPATRRYILEHWQAVTEATGQPFRLEGALPDGFVYDTEPACRALVTARGLAPDCAWTLLGLIQHAFYVEGRDVTRASVLVELAETAGVPRIEFAAAFDRAEQHAATAADFTWVQDLGIAGFPTLLAERNGQLALLTNGYQPLSELAPLLGRWLERAGCA, translated from the coding sequence ATGTGCTCCTGGTGCTGGGGGTTTGCCCCGGTGGCCAAGGCCTTGGTTGAGCAGGCCCAGGCGGGGGGCGTGGAACTGCACCTGGTGGTCGGCGGCCTGCGCACCGGCAGTGGTGCGGCGCTGGAACCAGCCACCCGACGCTATATCCTGGAGCATTGGCAGGCGGTGACTGAAGCCACCGGCCAGCCGTTTCGCCTGGAGGGCGCCTTGCCTGATGGCTTTGTGTATGACACGGAGCCGGCATGCCGGGCCCTGGTCACCGCGCGGGGCCTGGCGCCGGATTGCGCCTGGACCTTGCTCGGGTTGATCCAGCACGCATTTTATGTCGAGGGCCGCGATGTGACCCGCGCCAGTGTGCTGGTGGAACTGGCCGAGACCGCCGGGGTGCCGCGCATTGAGTTTGCCGCGGCCTTTGACCGCGCTGAACAACATGCTGCCACGGCCGCCGATTTTACCTGGGTCCAGGACCTGGGCATTGCCGGGTTCCCCACGTTGCTGGCTGAGCGCAATGGTCAGTTGGCGTTGTTGACCAACGGCTACCAGCCGCTGTCCGAGCTGGCACCTTTGCTCGGTCGCTGGTTGGAGCGAGCTGGCTGTGCATGA
- a CDS encoding TenA family transcriptional regulator → MEASSYPAWAQQLIQDCSESKRRVVEHELYQRMRDNKLSAKTMRHYLIGGWPVVEQFALYMAQNLTKTKFARHPGEDMARRWLMRNIRVELNHADYWVHWARAHGVSLEELQAQNVPPELHALSHWCWHTSSADSLIVAIAATNYAIEGATGEWSALVCSTGVYAAAFPEDDRKRAMKWLKMHAQYDDAHPWEALEIICTLAGMNPSKALQVELRQAVCKSYDYMYLFLERCMQLEKAPVARERQVLAASEA, encoded by the coding sequence ATGGAAGCCTCAAGTTACCCCGCCTGGGCTCAGCAATTGATCCAGGACTGTAGCGAGAGCAAGCGCCGGGTTGTCGAACACGAACTGTACCAGCGCATGCGCGATAACAAGCTCAGTGCCAAAACCATGCGCCATTACCTGATTGGTGGCTGGCCGGTGGTTGAACAGTTCGCGTTGTACATGGCACAAAACCTGACCAAGACCAAGTTTGCCCGTCATCCTGGCGAGGATATGGCGCGACGTTGGTTGATGCGCAATATTCGCGTGGAACTCAACCATGCCGATTATTGGGTGCATTGGGCACGTGCCCATGGCGTGAGCCTGGAAGAACTGCAGGCGCAGAACGTACCGCCAGAGCTGCATGCACTGAGCCATTGGTGCTGGCACACCAGCTCGGCCGATTCGTTGATCGTTGCCATTGCCGCCACCAACTACGCCATCGAGGGGGCCACTGGGGAGTGGTCTGCGCTGGTGTGCTCGACGGGCGTCTATGCCGCAGCTTTCCCGGAGGACGATCGCAAGCGCGCCATGAAGTGGCTGAAGATGCATGCCCAGTACGACGACGCGCACCCGTGGGAAGCGTTGGAGATCATCTGCACCCTGGCGGGGATGAACCCGAGCAAGGCGTTGCAAGTGGAGTTGCGTCAGGCCGTGTGCAAGAGCTACGACTACATGTACCTGTTCCTGGAGCGCTGCATGCAGTTGGAGAAAGCCCCGGTGGCCCGTGAGCGCCAGGTGCTGGCGGCCAGCGAAGCCTGA
- a CDS encoding BolA family protein, producing the protein MTMQQRIESALAALSPEHLSVLDESHMHSRGLQTHFKAVLVSQQFDGLNRVKRHQKVYATLGDLMGEFHALALHTYTPEEWAKIDAAPASPTCAGGSKH; encoded by the coding sequence ATGACCATGCAGCAGCGTATCGAATCGGCACTTGCCGCCCTGAGCCCGGAACACCTGAGTGTGCTGGACGAAAGCCATATGCACAGCCGTGGATTGCAGACGCACTTCAAGGCCGTGCTGGTCAGCCAGCAGTTCGACGGGCTCAACCGCGTCAAGCGCCACCAGAAGGTCTACGCCACGTTGGGTGACCTGATGGGCGAGTTCCATGCGCTGGCACTGCATACCTACACGCCTGAAGAATGGGCGAAAATCGACGCAGCCCCGGCCTCGCCGACCTGCGCCGGCGGCAGCAAACACTGA
- a CDS encoding rhodanese-related sulfurtransferase, translating into MTQPIVVAALYKFVTLEDYVALREPLLQAMVDNGIKGTLLIAEEGINGTVSGSRKGIDGLMAWLKNDPRMVDIDHKESYCDEQPFYRTKVKLKKEIVTLGVEGVDPNKKVGTYVDPQDWNALISDPEVLLIDTRNDYEVSIGTFEGAIDPKTTSFREFPDYIKANFDPAKHKKVAMFCTGGIRCEKASSYMLSEGFDEVYHLKGGILKYLEEVPQAETKWQGDCFVFDNRVTVRHDLSEGDYDQCHACRTPVSVEDRASEHYVAGISCPHCWDKLSDKTRRSAIDRQKQIELAKARNMPHPIGYNYKQSSTEA; encoded by the coding sequence ATGACACAACCCATCGTCGTGGCGGCACTGTATAAGTTCGTCACCCTCGAAGATTACGTCGCCCTGCGCGAGCCCCTGTTGCAGGCCATGGTCGACAACGGTATCAAGGGCACCTTGCTGATCGCCGAAGAGGGCATCAACGGCACCGTTTCCGGCAGCCGCAAAGGCATTGATGGCCTGATGGCCTGGTTGAAGAACGACCCACGCATGGTCGATATCGACCACAAAGAGTCGTACTGCGACGAGCAGCCGTTCTACCGCACCAAGGTCAAGTTGAAAAAAGAGATCGTGACCCTGGGCGTCGAAGGCGTCGACCCCAACAAGAAAGTCGGTACCTACGTTGATCCACAAGACTGGAACGCCCTGATCAGCGATCCAGAAGTGCTGTTGATCGATACGCGTAACGACTATGAAGTGTCCATCGGCACCTTTGAGGGCGCGATCGATCCGAAGACCACGAGTTTTCGCGAATTTCCTGACTATATCAAAGCCAACTTCGACCCGGCCAAGCACAAGAAGGTCGCCATGTTCTGCACCGGCGGCATCCGTTGTGAAAAAGCGTCGAGCTATATGCTCAGCGAAGGGTTCGATGAGGTGTACCACCTCAAGGGCGGCATCCTCAAATACCTCGAAGAGGTGCCTCAGGCAGAGACCAAGTGGCAGGGCGACTGCTTTGTTTTCGACAATCGCGTGACCGTGCGTCACGACTTGAGCGAAGGTGACTACGATCAATGCCATGCCTGCCGTACACCGGTCAGCGTAGAGGACCGCGCATCCGAGCATTACGTGGCCGGCATCAGTTGCCCGCATTGCTGGGATAAGCTGTCGGATAAGACCCGTCGCAGTGCGATTGACCGCCAGAAGCAGATCGAACTGGCCAAGGCCCGCAATATGCCGCACCCGATTGGCTACAACTACAAGCAATCATCCACCGAGGCTTGA
- a CDS encoding class II fumarate hydratase, whose product MSRIETDSLGEVQVPDDAYWGAQTQRSLVNFAIGEQRMPLAVLHALALIKKAAARVNDRNGDLPADIARLIEQAADEVLDGQHDDQFPLVVWQTGSGTQSNMNANEVIAGRANELSGKPRGGKSPVHPNDHVNRSQSSNDCFPTAMNIATVQAVHEQLLPALRELSGGLAELSARHIKLVKTGRTHMMDATPITFGQEVSAFIAQLDYAERAIRSALPAVYELAQGGTAVGTGLNSPHGFGEAIAAEIAALSGLPFVTAPNKFAALSGHEPLTTLSGALKTLAVALMKIANDLRLLGSGPRAGLAEVRLPANEPGSSIMPGKVNPTQCEALSMLACQVLGNDVTIGIAASQGHLQLNVYKPVIIHNLLESIRLLADGCRNFQEHCIAGLEPDAEQMAQHLERGLMLVTALNPHIGYDKSAEIAKKAYAQGLTLREAALELGYLTDAEFDQWVRPENMLEAGH is encoded by the coding sequence ATGAGCCGTATCGAAACCGACAGCCTGGGCGAAGTACAAGTCCCGGATGACGCCTACTGGGGTGCACAGACCCAGCGCTCTCTGGTCAATTTCGCCATCGGCGAGCAACGCATGCCATTGGCGGTCCTGCACGCCCTGGCCCTGATCAAGAAAGCGGCGGCGCGGGTCAACGACCGCAATGGCGACCTGCCCGCAGACATCGCCCGCCTGATCGAACAGGCCGCCGATGAGGTCCTTGATGGCCAGCACGACGACCAGTTCCCGCTGGTGGTCTGGCAGACCGGCAGTGGCACCCAGAGCAACATGAACGCCAACGAAGTGATCGCCGGTCGTGCCAACGAGCTGTCAGGCAAGCCCCGTGGTGGCAAAAGTCCGGTGCACCCCAACGATCACGTCAACCGTTCCCAGAGTTCCAACGACTGCTTCCCCACCGCCATGAACATTGCCACCGTGCAGGCAGTGCACGAGCAGTTGCTGCCGGCGCTGCGTGAGCTCTCTGGTGGCCTGGCGGAGTTGTCAGCGCGCCATATAAAGCTGGTCAAGACCGGTCGAACGCACATGATGGACGCCACGCCCATCACCTTTGGCCAGGAAGTCTCGGCGTTTATCGCGCAACTGGACTATGCCGAGCGCGCTATTCGCAGTGCCCTGCCTGCCGTCTACGAACTGGCGCAAGGCGGCACGGCGGTCGGCACCGGCCTGAACTCGCCCCATGGCTTTGGTGAGGCGATTGCCGCAGAAATCGCCGCGCTGTCCGGGTTGCCGTTCGTCACCGCACCCAACAAATTCGCTGCGCTGTCAGGCCATGAACCGCTGACCACCCTGTCCGGCGCCCTGAAAACCCTGGCCGTGGCCCTGATGAAAATCGCCAACGACCTGCGCCTGCTGGGCTCGGGGCCCCGTGCAGGGTTGGCCGAAGTACGCCTGCCGGCCAATGAGCCGGGCAGTTCGATCATGCCCGGCAAGGTCAACCCGACCCAGTGCGAAGCGCTGTCGATGCTGGCCTGCCAGGTATTGGGCAACGACGTGACCATCGGCATTGCCGCCAGCCAAGGGCATTTGCAGTTGAACGTGTACAAGCCGGTGATTATCCACAACCTGCTGGAGTCGATCCGCCTGCTCGCCGACGGCTGCCGCAACTTCCAGGAACATTGCATCGCCGGCCTTGAGCCGGATGCCGAGCAAATGGCCCAACACCTGGAACGGGGCCTGATGCTGGTGACGGCGCTGAACCCGCATATCGGTTATGACAAGTCGGCAGAGATTGCCAAGAAAGCCTATGCCCAAGGGCTGACACTGCGCGAAGCGGCGTTGGAGCTGGGCTACCTCACCGATGCCGAGTTCGACCAGTGGGTACGCCCAGAGAACATGCTCGAAGCGGGCCATTGA